From Actinopolymorpha cephalotaxi, one genomic window encodes:
- a CDS encoding ABC transporter substrate-binding protein produces the protein MPTATWSPAHTSRRGPRHRLAVLVSALACAVLAALTACAPEDSATGGQAGGTPTKSAKATGSATPTADGCAKSDLDLHTPGTLTVATDQPAYEPWFADDNPTSGKGFESAVAYAVARKLGFAASEVTWTRVRFNNAIQPGPKDFDFDINEFTITDQRKKAVDFSSSYYDATQAVVALKSAPIAKAKSVPDLKDAKLGAQVNTTSYDVINDVVQPSKQAQVFRSNDDARQALSNGSIDGLVVDLPTAFYMTAAQLENATIVGQLKQKSGTPEQFGLVLDKGSPLTACVTRAVDALRTDGTLDELAKTWLADVAGAPVLN, from the coding sequence ATGCCCACTGCCACCTGGTCCCCCGCCCACACGTCCCGCCGCGGCCCGCGCCACCGGCTCGCCGTGCTGGTTTCCGCGCTGGCCTGCGCGGTGCTCGCCGCGCTCACCGCGTGCGCACCCGAGGACAGCGCCACCGGAGGCCAGGCCGGCGGCACGCCCACGAAGTCGGCGAAGGCCACCGGGTCCGCCACCCCCACGGCGGACGGATGCGCGAAGAGCGACCTCGACCTGCACACGCCCGGCACCCTCACCGTGGCGACCGACCAACCGGCGTACGAGCCCTGGTTCGCCGACGACAACCCCACCAGCGGCAAGGGGTTCGAGTCGGCCGTCGCCTACGCCGTGGCCAGGAAGCTCGGGTTCGCCGCGTCGGAGGTGACCTGGACCCGGGTGCGGTTCAACAACGCCATCCAGCCCGGGCCGAAGGACTTCGACTTCGACATCAACGAGTTCACCATCACCGACCAGCGGAAGAAGGCCGTCGACTTCAGCTCCTCCTACTACGACGCCACCCAGGCCGTGGTCGCGCTGAAGTCCGCTCCGATCGCGAAGGCGAAGTCCGTCCCCGACCTGAAGGACGCCAAGCTCGGCGCGCAGGTCAACACCACGAGCTACGACGTGATCAACGACGTCGTGCAGCCAAGCAAGCAGGCGCAGGTGTTCCGCAGCAACGACGACGCCCGCCAGGCGCTGTCCAACGGCTCGATCGACGGACTGGTGGTCGACCTGCCCACCGCCTTCTACATGACCGCCGCGCAACTGGAGAACGCCACGATCGTGGGCCAGCTGAAGCAGAAGTCGGGCACCCCGGAGCAGTTCGGACTCGTGCTGGACAAGGGCTCCCCGCTGACCGCCTGCGTCACCCGCGCCGTGGACGCGCTGCGGACCGACGGCACCCTGGACGAACTGGCCAAGACCTGGCTGGCCGACGTCGCCGGCGCGCCGGTCCTCAACTGA
- the nuoH gene encoding NADH-quinone oxidoreductase subunit NuoH, whose product MAEVLEVVLRVVGVFAAFLVLPLLVGQTEHKVMAHMQGRLGPMYAGGFHGWAQLVADGVKFAQKESVVPARADRTVFRLAPVMALLPYLVALAAIPLAPGVVGVELETGLFYVLAVMGIGVLGALMAGWASANKYSLIGAFRSAGQLLAYELPFVLAAASVAMAAGTLSLSGIVDAWEPWWLLWQLPGLFVFFVAGLAELARPPFDMPVADAEIIFGPYTEYTGIRFALFLLAEYAGIVVLAALTTVLFLGGWQGPFTAELGWLWTLVKVFLVAFVVIWVRVAYPRLRADQLQRLGWQLLVPLALFQLALTGVVKVAIS is encoded by the coding sequence ATGGCTGAGGTGCTGGAGGTCGTGCTGCGGGTGGTCGGGGTGTTCGCCGCGTTCCTCGTACTCCCGCTCCTCGTGGGCCAGACCGAGCACAAGGTGATGGCGCACATGCAGGGCCGGCTCGGCCCGATGTACGCGGGCGGCTTCCACGGCTGGGCACAGCTCGTCGCCGACGGCGTGAAGTTCGCGCAGAAGGAGAGCGTCGTCCCCGCCCGGGCGGACCGCACCGTGTTCCGGCTCGCGCCCGTCATGGCCCTGCTGCCGTACCTCGTCGCGCTCGCCGCCATCCCCCTCGCGCCCGGAGTGGTGGGCGTCGAGCTGGAGACCGGGCTGTTCTACGTCCTCGCGGTGATGGGGATCGGGGTGCTCGGCGCGCTGATGGCCGGCTGGGCCAGCGCCAACAAGTACAGCCTGATCGGCGCGTTCCGCTCGGCCGGTCAGCTGCTGGCGTACGAACTCCCGTTCGTGCTCGCCGCCGCGAGCGTGGCGATGGCGGCCGGCACCCTCTCGCTGTCCGGGATCGTCGACGCGTGGGAGCCGTGGTGGCTGCTGTGGCAGCTGCCGGGGCTGTTCGTGTTCTTCGTGGCCGGGCTGGCCGAGCTGGCCCGGCCGCCGTTCGACATGCCGGTGGCCGACGCGGAGATCATCTTCGGCCCCTACACCGAGTACACCGGGATCAGGTTCGCGTTGTTCCTGCTCGCGGAGTACGCCGGGATCGTGGTGCTCGCGGCCCTCACCACGGTGCTGTTCCTCGGCGGCTGGCAGGGCCCGTTCACCGCCGAGCTCGGCTGGCTGTGGACGCTGGTGAAGGTGTTCCTGGTGGCATTCGTGGTGATCTGGGTGCGGGTCGCCTACCCGCGGCTGCGGGCCGACCAGCTGCAGCGGCTGGGCTGGCAGCTGCTGGTGCCGCTGGCGCTGTTCCAGCTCGCGCTCACCGGCGTGGTCAAGGTGGCCATCTCATGA
- a CDS encoding DinB family protein, with amino-acid sequence MGWFEVPLDDERTQLDAAVEDYRVAIEATLDSLTEDQARRRLVSSATTLLGLVKHVTWMQRVWFEECVGGSSRGELGLVQGPDDSFRLADDDTIASVTAAHREACATARTKVADLPLDAVVTGHRSGPRTLRWVYLQVLRELAQHNGHADILREQVLAD; translated from the coding sequence ATGGGTTGGTTCGAGGTGCCGCTGGACGACGAACGTACCCAGCTCGACGCGGCCGTCGAGGACTACCGCGTTGCCATCGAGGCGACTCTCGACTCCCTCACCGAGGACCAGGCCCGCCGCCGGCTCGTCTCGTCGGCGACGACCTTGCTCGGGCTGGTCAAGCACGTCACGTGGATGCAGCGGGTGTGGTTCGAGGAGTGCGTCGGGGGTTCGTCCCGCGGGGAGCTCGGCCTGGTCCAGGGTCCGGACGACTCCTTCCGGCTCGCCGACGACGACACCATCGCCTCGGTCACGGCAGCCCACCGGGAGGCCTGCGCCACCGCCCGGACCAAGGTCGCGGACCTGCCGCTGGACGCCGTCGTGACCGGCCACCGGTCCGGACCGCGCACGCTGCGCTGGGTCTACCTGCAGGTGCTCCGGGAACTGGCCCAGCACAACGGCCACGCCGACATTCTGCGCGAACAGGTCCTGGCCGACTGA
- the nuoK gene encoding NADH-quinone oxidoreductase subunit NuoK, with protein sequence MPLLFPLVVAALLFAIGVYAVLVRRNAILVLMGVELMLNAVNLNLVAFDAWHRDALHGGQILTLFTITIAAAEIGLGLAIVLLVFRTRGQVDVDAVRELADRDRADEHVAEAERAEAAELAEIAERAEAERAGSGRVEAERPTTAEAGR encoded by the coding sequence ATGCCGCTGCTGTTCCCGCTGGTGGTGGCGGCGCTGCTGTTCGCCATCGGGGTGTACGCCGTTCTCGTACGCCGCAACGCGATCCTCGTCCTGATGGGCGTGGAGCTGATGCTGAACGCCGTCAACCTCAACCTCGTCGCGTTCGACGCCTGGCACCGCGACGCCCTGCACGGCGGGCAGATTCTGACGCTGTTCACCATCACCATCGCGGCCGCCGAGATCGGGCTGGGGCTGGCGATCGTGCTGCTGGTGTTCCGCACGCGCGGGCAGGTGGACGTGGATGCCGTCCGCGAGCTGGCCGACCGTGACCGGGCCGACGAGCACGTCGCCGAGGCCGAACGCGCCGAAGCCGCCGAGCTGGCGGAGATCGCCGAACGCGCCGAAGCCGAGCGCGCCGGGTCCGGCCGCGTGGAAGCCGAGCGCCCGACCACCGCGGAGGCCGGCCGATGA
- a CDS encoding NADH-quinone oxidoreductase subunit 5 family protein translates to MTLVWVALLAPFAAALAALALGRRIPKAVAPIGVAGAGIAFLAAIALAGIDLAGNLGQRGATLAHVPTGGLAFDISFRVDGLTALVALLVTGVALAVQIYSIDYLRGDPRYASYTAFVSLFTAAMLVVVTANDLFVLLVGWEVMGICSYFLIGHHWELPDARDGAIKAFLVTRLGDIGFLFGIFALGLGAGTFSIGGIREVAANGGLTSGTATLATLLLLCGVAGKSAQFPLHVWLPDAMAGPTPISALIHAATMVAAGVFVVARLLPVFQQAPATLAVIAVVAAVTMVGAALCALAENDVKRVLAWSTVSQLAYMLAGLAAGGYTAGLLLLVAHGAFKALLFLCAGALIHAVGSNSMDAMGGLRRTLPVTFVTMTIGLGALAAVPPLSGFFAKDAVIGAISRAATLGGPLPGWAAWIALVAGFATVALTAGYATRMWLRVFFGTAAGTVPAAPSQPAHTQPHLAEAPALMRWPLVVLAVPAALVGWLALVPGTWARWLGGGGPGIPEPTMVHWGTTLIALVHLVLACVLVTWAWRHVEREDPARMLGRSRPLLANGFRMDELIDAYVVRPVWGLARLVVAGDRDVVDFYVRGSGRAARWVGGGLRLLQTGNVSTYLALLLAGVVLLAVAALGAFA, encoded by the coding sequence ATGACGCTTGTGTGGGTCGCGCTGCTCGCGCCGTTCGCCGCCGCCCTGGCAGCACTCGCCCTGGGCCGCCGGATCCCCAAGGCGGTCGCCCCGATCGGGGTGGCGGGCGCCGGGATCGCGTTCCTGGCCGCGATCGCCCTTGCCGGCATCGACCTCGCGGGCAACCTCGGCCAGCGCGGCGCGACCCTCGCGCACGTGCCGACCGGCGGGCTGGCGTTCGACATCTCCTTCCGCGTGGACGGGCTGACCGCGCTGGTGGCGCTGCTGGTGACCGGCGTCGCGCTGGCGGTGCAGATCTACTCGATCGACTACCTGCGCGGCGACCCGCGCTACGCCTCCTACACCGCGTTCGTCTCGCTGTTCACCGCGGCGATGCTGGTCGTGGTGACCGCGAACGACCTGTTCGTGCTGCTGGTCGGCTGGGAGGTGATGGGCATCTGCTCGTACTTCCTGATCGGCCATCACTGGGAGCTGCCCGACGCCCGCGACGGCGCGATCAAGGCGTTCCTGGTCACCCGGCTGGGTGACATCGGCTTCCTGTTCGGCATCTTCGCCCTCGGTCTCGGCGCCGGCACGTTCTCCATCGGCGGCATCCGCGAGGTCGCTGCCAACGGCGGGTTGACATCGGGTACGGCAACCCTGGCGACCTTGCTGCTGCTGTGCGGCGTGGCCGGGAAGTCCGCGCAGTTCCCGCTGCACGTGTGGCTGCCGGACGCGATGGCGGGCCCGACCCCGATCAGCGCGCTCATCCACGCGGCCACGATGGTGGCGGCCGGGGTGTTCGTGGTGGCGCGGCTGCTGCCGGTGTTCCAGCAGGCGCCGGCCACTCTCGCGGTGATCGCGGTGGTCGCCGCGGTGACCATGGTCGGCGCGGCGCTGTGCGCACTGGCCGAGAACGACGTCAAGCGCGTGTTGGCATGGTCGACGGTCAGCCAGCTGGCGTACATGCTGGCCGGTCTCGCCGCCGGCGGCTACACCGCGGGGCTGTTGCTGCTGGTGGCGCACGGCGCGTTCAAGGCGCTGCTGTTCCTGTGCGCGGGTGCGCTGATCCACGCGGTCGGCAGCAACTCGATGGACGCGATGGGCGGCCTGCGGCGCACGCTTCCGGTGACGTTCGTGACGATGACGATCGGGCTCGGCGCGCTCGCCGCGGTGCCGCCGCTGTCCGGCTTCTTCGCCAAGGACGCCGTGATCGGTGCGATCTCCCGGGCGGCGACGCTCGGCGGTCCGCTGCCGGGCTGGGCGGCCTGGATCGCGCTGGTCGCCGGTTTCGCGACCGTGGCACTCACCGCGGGGTACGCCACCAGAATGTGGCTGCGGGTCTTCTTCGGCACCGCCGCCGGCACGGTCCCGGCCGCGCCCAGCCAGCCCGCGCACACGCAACCCCACCTTGCCGAGGCGCCCGCCCTGATGCGCTGGCCGCTGGTGGTGCTCGCCGTCCCGGCCGCGCTGGTCGGCTGGCTCGCGCTGGTGCCCGGCACCTGGGCGCGCTGGCTCGGCGGCGGCGGGCCCGGCATCCCCGAACCCACGATGGTGCACTGGGGGACCACGCTGATCGCGCTGGTGCACCTGGTCCTCGCCTGTGTGCTGGTGACCTGGGCCTGGCGGCACGTCGAGCGCGAGGATCCCGCGCGGATGCTCGGCCGGTCGCGTCCGCTGCTGGCCAACGGCTTCCGGATGGACGAGCTGATCGACGCCTACGTCGTCCGGCCGGTGTGGGGGCTGGCCCGCCTGGTCGTCGCCGGTGACCGGGACGTCGTGGACTTCTACGTACGCGGGTCCGGCCGGGCCGCCCGCTGGGTCGGCGGCGGATTGCGGTTGCTGCAGACCGGCAACGTCTCGACGTACCTCGCCCTCCTGCTCGCCGGGGTCGTGCTGCTGGCCGTCGCGGCGTTGGGGGCCTTCGCATGA
- a CDS encoding NADH-quinone oxidoreductase subunit C, with protein sequence MSWSEEARAAVAEALGLDAAEVGLDEAFGPPALDVPADRWVDALTAVRDVVGCTYFDWLSAVDELEQGFTVVCHLVRLRGQDREDSDESAGSAIDHLLVRTKIPREDARLPTATGVYAGAGWHERETYEMFDIDFAGHPNLAPLLLPDQFEGHPLRKEFVLASRVAKPWPGAKEPGESEHDAARAPSRRRVAPPGVPSPEAWGPRPPGSPAPDPLAAAKPARPARSAKRAERPARRTPRTDQPEQPAQPEQLDQPDQPGEGGAGDG encoded by the coding sequence ATGAGCTGGTCGGAGGAGGCCCGCGCGGCCGTGGCCGAGGCGCTCGGCCTGGACGCCGCGGAGGTCGGGCTGGACGAGGCGTTCGGCCCGCCCGCGCTCGACGTACCCGCCGATCGCTGGGTGGACGCGCTCACCGCCGTCCGCGACGTCGTCGGCTGCACGTACTTCGACTGGCTGTCCGCGGTGGACGAGCTCGAGCAGGGCTTCACCGTGGTCTGCCACCTCGTCCGGCTCCGCGGCCAGGATCGCGAGGACAGCGACGAGAGCGCCGGCTCGGCGATCGACCACCTGCTCGTCCGCACGAAGATCCCGCGCGAGGACGCCCGGCTGCCCACGGCCACCGGGGTGTACGCCGGTGCCGGCTGGCACGAGCGGGAGACGTACGAGATGTTCGACATCGACTTCGCCGGGCACCCGAACCTCGCGCCGCTGCTGCTGCCGGACCAGTTCGAGGGGCACCCGCTGCGCAAGGAGTTCGTGCTCGCCAGCCGGGTCGCCAAGCCCTGGCCGGGCGCGAAGGAGCCGGGGGAGTCCGAGCACGACGCGGCCCGGGCGCCGAGCCGTCGGCGGGTCGCGCCACCCGGCGTTCCCTCGCCCGAGGCGTGGGGTCCCCGCCCGCCCGGCTCGCCCGCCCCGGATCCGCTGGCCGCCGCCAAGCCGGCCCGGCCCGCGCGGTCGGCCAAGCGCGCCGAACGCCCGGCTCGGCGCACCCCGCGAACCGACCAGCCGGAGCAGCCCGCCCAACCAGAGCAGCTCGACCAACCTGACCAGCCGGGCGAGGGCGGTGCCGGCGATGGCTGA
- a CDS encoding NADH-quinone oxidoreductase subunit J family protein: MTTTIDVLFCLLGAVAVGSALLVVTTRRIVHAALWLVVTLGALAGCYLLLTAEFVAWVQVLIYLGAVVVLLVFALMLTRAPIGPVERPPLLHVVVGGLVAAGVAAVLLVALVSGFSGAVIALDRAEVGGARATGRALFSTWVLPFEVLSVLLLAALVGAIALSRRDGPAAEAGRSDAEEPATTAKGSR; the protein is encoded by the coding sequence ATGACCACGACGATCGACGTGTTGTTCTGCCTGCTCGGCGCGGTCGCGGTCGGCTCCGCCCTGCTGGTCGTGACCACCCGCCGGATCGTGCACGCCGCGCTGTGGCTGGTGGTCACGCTGGGCGCGCTGGCCGGATGCTACCTGCTGTTGACGGCGGAGTTCGTGGCCTGGGTGCAGGTGCTCATCTACCTCGGCGCGGTCGTCGTACTCCTGGTGTTCGCGCTGATGCTCACCCGCGCGCCGATCGGTCCGGTGGAGCGACCGCCGCTCTTGCACGTGGTGGTGGGCGGGCTGGTCGCCGCCGGGGTGGCGGCGGTGCTGCTGGTCGCGCTGGTCTCGGGCTTCTCCGGTGCGGTCATCGCGCTGGACCGGGCCGAGGTCGGCGGGGCGCGGGCCACCGGGCGGGCGCTGTTCTCCACCTGGGTGCTGCCGTTCGAGGTGCTGTCGGTGCTGTTGCTGGCCGCGCTGGTCGGCGCGATCGCGCTGTCCCGGAGGGACGGCCCGGCGGCCGAGGCCGGCCGGTCCGACGCCGAGGAGCCTGCGACCACGGCGAAGGGGAGCCGCTGA
- a CDS encoding complex I subunit 4 family protein, producing the protein MNVVLQLLLGVPLLGALALTAGRRLVPDRAAAPFGAVVGAVTLLLAVWLAAAFDYGAAHRVQFQTNVSWIPSVDVRWHLGMDGVSLPMVLLTVLLAFLCLLYTTRVAPEGGRVRALVALMLVLEVGMLGTFVAFDLIVFFLFFEVVLVPMWFVIAVWGDPHDAAGRRRAATTFILYTLLGSAIMLLGFLLVHAGAHTFDLTVLARRGGDGIARGTQVLAAVAIGLGLAVKSPMWPLHSWLPDAHAKAPTVGSVLLAGVLLKMGTYGFVRVWLPVVPDGARAVAPYLAGLATVGILYGALACLRQGELKRLIAYSSVGHMGFVLLGIATLTAAGVNGALFAGVAHGLITGLLFFVAGAIKDRHGTGDLGRLGGGMYARMPRLAGVFVFGAVASLGLPGLAGFWGEMLALFGAWNPAASLARTTYLVLMVLAGLGAVLTAAYFLVLVRRMCQGADTIGPSLLSVRDVTAVEVVAWAPLVALTVVLGLYPGAVLTVTDPAVRFLVGG; encoded by the coding sequence ATGAACGTCGTACTGCAACTTCTCCTCGGCGTGCCCCTGCTCGGCGCGCTCGCGCTCACCGCCGGCCGAAGGCTGGTGCCCGACCGCGCGGCGGCCCCCTTCGGCGCGGTGGTCGGCGCGGTGACCCTGCTGCTGGCGGTCTGGCTGGCGGCGGCGTTCGACTACGGCGCGGCGCACCGGGTGCAGTTCCAGACGAACGTCAGCTGGATCCCGTCGGTCGACGTGCGCTGGCACCTCGGCATGGACGGCGTCTCGTTGCCGATGGTGCTGCTCACCGTGCTGCTGGCGTTCCTCTGCCTCCTCTACACCACCCGGGTCGCGCCCGAGGGCGGGCGGGTGCGCGCGCTGGTGGCGCTGATGCTGGTGCTCGAGGTCGGCATGCTCGGCACGTTCGTGGCGTTCGACCTGATCGTCTTCTTCCTGTTCTTCGAGGTCGTGCTGGTCCCGATGTGGTTCGTGATCGCGGTGTGGGGCGACCCGCACGACGCGGCCGGCCGGCGCCGCGCGGCGACCACGTTCATCCTCTACACCCTGCTCGGCAGCGCGATCATGCTGCTGGGCTTCCTGCTCGTCCACGCCGGCGCGCACACGTTCGACCTGACCGTGCTCGCGCGGCGCGGCGGCGACGGCATCGCGCGCGGCACCCAGGTGCTGGCGGCGGTCGCGATCGGACTCGGCCTGGCGGTGAAGAGCCCGATGTGGCCGCTGCACAGCTGGCTGCCGGACGCGCACGCCAAGGCGCCCACGGTCGGGTCGGTGCTGCTGGCCGGGGTGCTGCTGAAGATGGGCACGTACGGCTTCGTCCGGGTGTGGCTGCCGGTGGTGCCCGACGGCGCCCGGGCGGTCGCGCCGTACCTCGCGGGGTTGGCCACGGTCGGGATCCTCTACGGCGCGCTGGCCTGCCTGCGCCAGGGCGAGCTGAAACGCCTGATCGCGTACTCCTCGGTCGGCCACATGGGCTTCGTCCTGCTCGGCATCGCCACCCTCACCGCCGCCGGCGTCAACGGCGCGTTGTTCGCCGGCGTCGCGCACGGGCTGATCACCGGGCTGCTGTTCTTCGTCGCCGGCGCGATCAAGGACCGGCACGGCACCGGCGACCTGGGCCGGCTGGGCGGCGGGATGTACGCCCGGATGCCGCGGCTCGCGGGCGTGTTCGTCTTCGGCGCGGTGGCCAGCCTCGGGCTGCCCGGCCTGGCCGGCTTCTGGGGGGAGATGCTGGCGCTGTTCGGCGCCTGGAATCCCGCGGCCTCACTCGCCCGTACGACGTACCTCGTGCTGATGGTGCTCGCCGGGCTGGGTGCCGTCCTCACCGCGGCGTACTTCCTCGTCCTCGTCCGCCGGATGTGCCAGGGCGCCGACACGATCGGGCCCAGCCTGCTGTCCGTGCGCGACGTCACCGCGGTCGAGGTGGTGGCGTGGGCGCCGCTGGTCGCGCTGACGGTGGTGCTCGGCCTGTATCCGGGCGCGGTGCTGACGGTCACCGATCCGGCGGTGCGGTTCCTGGTGGGCGGGTGA
- a CDS encoding NADH-quinone oxidoreductase subunit A has protein sequence MSALAMAGNADYYATYTTVLLVVLAGVAFAAVAFGANRLLRPHRPTREKLLTYESGVDPVGEGWAQTHVRYYVYAYLYVVFAVDAIFLFPWATVFAAPGFGWATLTEMFVFIGFIAVGLLYAWRKGVLTWT, from the coding sequence GTGAGCGCCCTGGCGATGGCCGGTAACGCGGACTACTACGCGACCTACACGACGGTTCTGCTGGTCGTGCTGGCCGGAGTGGCGTTCGCCGCGGTCGCGTTCGGCGCCAACCGGCTGCTGCGCCCGCACCGCCCGACGCGGGAGAAGCTCCTCACCTACGAGTCCGGGGTCGACCCGGTGGGGGAGGGCTGGGCGCAGACCCACGTCCGCTACTACGTCTACGCCTACCTCTACGTCGTGTTCGCGGTGGACGCGATCTTCCTGTTTCCCTGGGCCACGGTGTTCGCCGCGCCCGGGTTCGGCTGGGCGACGCTGACGGAGATGTTCGTGTTCATCGGGTTCATCGCGGTCGGACTGCTGTACGCCTGGCGCAAGGGAGTGTTGACGTGGACGTGA
- a CDS encoding NADH-quinone oxidoreductase subunit B — protein MDVTPKGPVDLPLPQVAPTGTGPGPGSPGELGALSRLAPEPLKFVLNWGRRYSLWVFNFGLACCAIEFIASSMSRHDFIRLGVIPFAPGPRQADLMVVSGTVTDKMAPAIKRLYEQMPEPKYVISFGSCSNSGGPYWDSYCVTKGVDQIVPVDVYVPGCPPRPEALLQGILTLQDKIAAESLPERYAGAVESGEPGQPGQPGQPGTEAGRPRGRWRSAASLLRRPLRPGDRE, from the coding sequence GTGGACGTGACCCCGAAGGGCCCGGTCGACCTGCCGTTGCCGCAGGTCGCCCCGACCGGAACCGGTCCCGGACCCGGAAGCCCCGGCGAGCTGGGTGCCCTGTCGCGGCTGGCCCCGGAGCCGCTGAAGTTCGTCCTCAACTGGGGCCGGCGCTATTCGCTGTGGGTGTTCAACTTCGGCCTGGCCTGCTGCGCGATCGAGTTCATCGCCTCGTCGATGTCGCGGCACGACTTCATCCGGCTGGGCGTGATCCCGTTCGCGCCGGGGCCGCGGCAGGCCGACCTGATGGTGGTGTCCGGAACGGTCACCGACAAGATGGCGCCGGCGATCAAGCGGCTGTACGAACAGATGCCGGAGCCGAAGTACGTCATCTCGTTCGGCTCCTGCTCCAACTCCGGCGGGCCGTATTGGGACTCCTACTGCGTCACCAAGGGCGTCGACCAGATCGTCCCGGTGGACGTCTACGTGCCCGGCTGCCCGCCACGTCCGGAGGCGCTGCTGCAGGGAATCCTCACGCTGCAGGACAAGATCGCGGCGGAGTCGTTGCCGGAGCGGTACGCCGGGGCGGTCGAGTCGGGCGAGCCCGGGCAGCCCGGTCAGCCCGGGCAGCCCGGGACGGAGGCCGGCCGGCCGCGTGGCCGGTGGCGTTCGGCCGCCTCGCTGCTGCGCCGCCCGCTGCGACCGGGTGACCGCGAATGA